The Drosophila subobscura isolate 14011-0131.10 chromosome A, UCBerk_Dsub_1.0, whole genome shotgun sequence genome includes the window CCTCATGTGCGCTGCCGAGAAAAAGATCGCCTACAAGCAGCAGTCGACATACAAGCAGAGCGCCAACGATAAGTGCCAAGTCCCCCAATGCCAGTAGCCAGTAGTCAGTCAGGTTCTACATATATTTCGTCCAATAAATCGGGATACGAGCATCCATCAAGTCTTAAGGCTGAGGCACAACCAGTGCTCGGGCACCTCAAAGCTGTCGGTGGGATTCGGGGTGTACGCCTCGCAGTAGGGCACGTGCCAGGCGCCAGCCTTTGCCTTGTGAACGCACAGGCGATGCCGTATGGGCTCCTTGACAATGATCCTGCCCGTTTGCGTTTGGGTTACCAGCGAGAactgatgctcctgctgccagcgTCGGAAGATGGGCTTCAGTTCGGCGCCCAGCAGAAAGGCGTGGGTGCGCATCAGATCCCTGGAGAAGAAGTCCGTCTCCTGGCCGCTTATCAGCGTTGCATAAAGCAGAAACGGATCGTCGTGCGACctgccgagagagagagagagagaggaaggtgAGTCACAGATCACATGCGGACGGACACCCCACTTACAGATTGTTGGTAAGGAAGAGGCTGGCATTGTTCTGCACATAGTGCATGGCCGTCTTGGACCATTTGCGCATGTGCTCGCGTCCAAGGACCAGCACACGCTTGTTGCGCTCCTTGAAGTGCCGCACCACGGTCGCGAGCAGCTTTGCCAGCTGCTGTGGCGCCTTCTTGGCGCCCGTTGAGTAGGCCACATTGAGGCCATCGATCACACAGTCGTAGGGTGCGGTCTTCTCCACGTACTGCTTGAAGCGCAGAACCTCCTCGGGCGTGGACTTCTGGAACACATCGCCCCGAATGAGCACCTTCTCCAGGAAGCATTCGCTCAGCTGACGGAACTGCTCTTCGCTGATGGCCACCGGCTGCAGATGCTGCCGGCACTCCAGGCACTTGCCCAACGGCCCCAGTCGGCTGCTGGTCACACGCAgctgttgtggcagcagctcgcCCAGCTGGAGCAGCCGTTCGGCCACCTTTTGGGTGACGAGGATGCTGTGGCGCTCCAGGAACTGCAGCAGACGCTCCAGTTGGACGCTGGCGGTAGCTGGCTCCTGGGCGAGGCGGTTGAGCAGGGCCAGGTACACCTCGCACTTGGGCTGCTTGCGGGCCAGGACCATTTCCTCGAGCAGGCGCCAGGCCAGCTCCGTCTGGTCGCTCTGCCCGAAGGCCTTTTCAGTCAGGGCACTGTAGGCGGATACGCTGGGCGTGCTGGTCACCTTCATCATCTcgagcagtggcagggcaCGCTGCCAGTGGTCTGTGGTGGCCACCAGGCCGTGGATCAACTGCTCGCAGCTGGTGGCGTCCAGAGTCTCGTGGGCGGCCTGCAGCGAGTCGCAGATTTGGAGTATGTCCCGCTGCTCCGCCTCGCTGAGCGGACGTGTGTGATAGGCCGCATTGTAGACGCGCAGCAGGCGGCCCAGGGTGGCCGCATTGGGTCCGGCACCCGTGCTCCTGAGGTAATCCACGTAGTtcttggccagcggcagctgctgtggccCGCTGCACACGCCCAGGATGACGGCGTCCACGTTGTGGCCATTGATGTGCTTGTAGCCCTCGATTAGCGAGTGCCGCACGCTGTGCCACTCATCGCCGCTCAGCTCCTGACGCCTTTCGAAGTAGTTGCTCTTCAGCTGCTCGAGCTGGTCGGAGCTGCCCAGCAGATGGGGCCGCTTATGCTGGCTGGCCATCAGGCGGTGGGGGCCCCCAGGCCatcgcagctgccgcagcagtcGTATGTTATACATAATCAACAATTTCTAGTGaatactttatttattttcatttatttgttgcgtttttaaatattttgtaattataCCAATTCCAACAGTCTGGCAGCCCCGTCGACACTGCACGTACATATTCAAAATGCAGAATAAAACGCTATCGATTGTTgaattattgtaatttaattaatgttattACTGTTGCCTTTTACTAATTGTTTCATTGTCttgtttattaaattcaatatttatgcattgttTTTACCGGCTCTGGCAGTCTGGCAGCACTTTCCCGCCATTGGTCGTCGGTAATCGATTAGCGATATCTGCAAACAGCTGCTTAGCCCGGCATATTTTGTGCgaattgtgaaatattttcaaagccATGTCCGAGACTGCAGCAGAAAACActgccgaggcagaggcagagactgaaACTGAGACTGATGCTGACAAAGAGCTGTCCCAGGAGACGGATACAAGGAATATACTGGAGACAGCCGCGGCCGtgcaggaggatgaggagtTGGCCAACGTCGTGACCGCCGAGGAGTATTTGATGAGCAAAGATGTCGTCCTGCTGGAGTACGAGAAGCAAATGTTTCTCGATCTGGTCCATGCGGACGGTCTGCTGGTGTGTGCCAAGTAAGTGTTTCCCCCCCATTTTGGCTTGCCCACACTCTAGTAACGCCTTGAATTCTCCTCCCGTAACAAGGGGCCTGAGCTATGAGCGCGCCTTGGTTCACATTTTGAAGGCGTACAGCGATGCTGGAAACCTAATTCTGGTTATCAATAGCTCCGACTGGGAAGAAACTTACTACAAATCGAAAATGGAAGCCAAATACATCCATGAGGTGGCCAACACGGCAACAGAAAGGTgagaaaaaagacaaaaaaaaaaccaaaaccattcGCTTTCCTTTttatatctctctttctcactcatATTCGTGTTTGCGTCGCAGGGAGCGTGTTTATCTGGAGGGAGGGCTGCAGTTCATCAGTACTCGGATCCTGGTGGTTGATCTGCTCAAGCAGCGCATCCCAATCGAGCTGATCAGCGGAATAGTGGTGCTGCGAGCGCACACCATCATCGAGAGCTGCCAGGAGGCGTTCGCCCTGCGCCTGTACCGGCAGCGCAACAAGACGGGCTTCGTGAAGGCATTCTCCAGCAGCCCGGAGGCCTTCACCATCGGCTACTCGCACATCGAGCGCACCATGCGCAATCTGTTCGTGAAGCAGCTTTACATTTGGCCGCGATTCCATGCCACAGTACGTGGCGCCCTCAAGCCGTGGCAGGCGCAGACGATCGAGCTGCATGTACCGCTCAGCCAGCACATGACCTCCATCCAGACGCACATTTTGGACATCATGAACTTTCTGGTGCGCGAGATCAAGCGCATCAATCGCAACGTGGACATGGAGGCCGTCACCGTCGAGAATTGTGTCACCAAAAAGTTCCACAAGATTCTGCAGGCGCAGCTGGACTGCATCTGGCATCAGCTCAACTCCCAGACGAAGCTGATTGTCGCCGATCTCAAGATCCTGCGCAGCCTGATGATGTGAGTGCCGCCCAGTCTGGGCACAGTCTCTGCAGAATTTGCCTTTAACTCTAGATCACATTTGCAGCTCCACCATGTATCACGATGCTGTGAGCGCCTATGCCCTGATGAAGCGCTACCGCAGCACGGAG containing:
- the LOC117890316 gene encoding mitochondrial ribonuclease P catalytic subunit, encoding MYNIRLLRQLRWPGGPHRLMASQHKRPHLLGSSDQLEQLKSNYFERRQELSGDEWHSVRHSLIEGYKHINGHNVDAVILGVCSGPQQLPLAKNYVDYLRSTGAGPNAATLGRLLRVYNAAYHTRPLSEAEQRDILQICDSLQAAHETLDATSCEQLIHGLVATTDHWQRALPLLEMMKVTSTPSVSAYSALTEKAFGQSDQTELAWRLLEEMVLARKQPKCEVYLALLNRLAQEPATASVQLERLLQFLERHSILVTQKVAERLLQLGELLPQQLRVTSSRLGPLGKCLECRQHLQPVAISEEQFRQLSECFLEKVLIRGDVFQKSTPEEVLRFKQYVEKTAPYDCVIDGLNVAYSTGAKKAPQQLAKLLATVVRHFKERNKRVLVLGREHMRKWSKTAMHYVQNNASLFLTNNLSHDDPFLLYATLISGQETDFFSRDLMRTHAFLLGAELKPIFRRWQQEHQFSLVTQTQTGRIIVKEPIRHRLCVHKAKAGAWHVPYCEAYTPNPTDSFEVPEHWLCLSLKT